One genomic window of Streptomyces sp. NBC_01276 includes the following:
- a CDS encoding LGFP repeat-containing protein, which translates to MPGPAVRHAGRGLALALALTTATTLGGPARAAGPTPPGVPGPLGHPATAEMFCAIPPERDIAVTRKVYEVGQRRGVSEKVMLAGFETGWVESRMNNLNCGDRDSLGVFQQRPSQGWGSPEQVLDVDYAANKFFEVAQQMEPGMEGSSAGELAQAVQRSAYPERYPQAEGVARQMRDEAFQPYGSIGAKFDALGGAGGPLGDPVRAEEDALLGGRFQAFRNGIVIWHPDAAFAVYGDILARFWATDAERQWGFPTMDEADAGQSPGGTRGRYQTFERGLFLWSPQTGAHVVHGAIHDAFRAGGNERVFGYPVTDETDEAGNGKAQKFQNATIHWNPTRGTWTTDN; encoded by the coding sequence GCCCTGACCACCGCGACCACCCTGGGCGGCCCGGCCCGGGCGGCGGGACCGACGCCGCCCGGTGTGCCGGGACCCCTCGGGCACCCGGCGACCGCCGAGATGTTCTGCGCGATACCGCCCGAGCGGGACATCGCGGTCACCCGCAAGGTGTACGAGGTCGGCCAACGGCGCGGCGTGTCCGAGAAGGTGATGCTCGCCGGATTCGAGACCGGCTGGGTGGAGTCCCGCATGAACAACCTGAACTGCGGGGACCGCGACTCGCTCGGCGTCTTCCAGCAGCGGCCCTCCCAGGGCTGGGGCTCGCCCGAGCAGGTCCTCGACGTCGACTACGCGGCGAACAAGTTCTTCGAGGTGGCCCAGCAGATGGAGCCCGGCATGGAGGGAAGCAGCGCCGGCGAGCTGGCCCAGGCCGTCCAGCGCTCCGCCTACCCCGAGCGCTACCCCCAGGCGGAGGGCGTGGCCCGGCAGATGCGGGACGAGGCGTTCCAGCCCTACGGCTCGATCGGGGCCAAGTTCGACGCCCTGGGCGGCGCGGGCGGGCCCCTCGGGGATCCCGTACGCGCCGAGGAGGACGCCCTGCTGGGCGGGCGCTTCCAGGCGTTCCGCAACGGCATCGTCATCTGGCACCCGGACGCCGCCTTCGCCGTGTACGGGGACATCCTCGCGCGCTTCTGGGCCACCGACGCCGAACGGCAGTGGGGTTTCCCGACGATGGACGAGGCCGACGCGGGCCAGTCGCCGGGCGGCACCCGCGGCCGGTACCAGACCTTCGAGAGGGGCCTCTTCCTCTGGTCCCCGCAGACCGGCGCGCACGTGGTGCACGGGGCGATCCACGACGCCTTCCGCGCGGGCGGCAACGAGCGGGTCTTCGGCTACCCGGTGACCGACGAGACGGACGAGGCGGGCAACGGCAAGGCCCAGAAGTTCCAGAACGCCACGATCCACTGGAACCCGACCAGGGGCACCTGGACCACCGACAACTGA